The following coding sequences lie in one Megalodesulfovibrio gigas DSM 1382 = ATCC 19364 genomic window:
- a CDS encoding TonB C-terminal domain-containing protein, with the protein MRRRGIAGSLLLASAPFWLTWPAWPVWAQQPASPAQQWSGATAEELDVAWAAQISQQIKQHWRVPRGVSPVGPVLVTRIRLQFDASGVLASHSLARSSQNAAFDEAAMLAVTLGTANAVFGPPPSNTSFSFSIDFNSKEQPR; encoded by the coding sequence ATGAGGCGACGCGGCATTGCAGGCTCCCTGCTGCTGGCCAGCGCTCCCTTCTGGCTGACCTGGCCGGCGTGGCCAGTCTGGGCCCAGCAGCCCGCCTCCCCGGCGCAGCAGTGGTCTGGAGCCACGGCGGAAGAACTGGATGTGGCCTGGGCTGCGCAAATCTCGCAGCAGATCAAGCAGCACTGGCGGGTTCCCCGGGGCGTTTCCCCCGTTGGCCCCGTCCTGGTGACGCGAATCAGGCTGCAGTTCGACGCCAGCGGCGTCCTTGCGTCCCATTCCCTGGCGCGTTCCTCGCAAAATGCGGCGTTCGACGAGGCGGCGATGCTGGCCGTCACCCTGGGCACAGCCAATGCCGTGTTCGGTCCGCCTCCGTCCAACACCTCGTTCTCGTTCAGTATCGATTTCAACTCCAAGGAGCAGCCGCGGTGA
- the tolQ gene encoding protein TolQ, with amino-acid sequence MNEMGYLEILGQATLVVKLVIALLVVMSLTSWTIICTKIFMLKGAKRRAVRDMGAFQEARSLHLAIERMGLDSYSPAYRVAVEGVNELNRFEEYSSPDKGQVETVVENLRRALRHGVSNEVSRLTASLSFLATCASSAPFIGLFGTVWGIMHSFHSIGKQGAASLATVAPGISEALIATAIGLLVAIPAAIAYNYFNGLISHLEAELVNFAGVFLNRVQRELPSMAQA; translated from the coding sequence ATGAACGAAATGGGTTATTTGGAAATTCTGGGACAGGCCACCCTGGTGGTCAAACTGGTCATCGCCCTGCTGGTGGTCATGTCCCTGACAAGCTGGACCATCATCTGCACCAAGATTTTCATGCTCAAGGGCGCCAAGCGTCGCGCCGTGCGAGACATGGGCGCCTTTCAGGAAGCGCGCAGCCTGCACCTGGCCATCGAACGCATGGGCCTGGACTCCTATTCCCCGGCCTACCGCGTGGCCGTGGAAGGCGTGAACGAGCTCAATCGTTTTGAGGAATACAGTTCCCCGGACAAGGGACAAGTGGAAACCGTGGTGGAAAACCTGCGCCGGGCCCTGCGCCACGGCGTTTCCAACGAGGTGAGCCGGCTCACCGCCTCCCTGTCCTTCCTGGCCACCTGCGCCAGTTCGGCCCCGTTCATCGGGCTCTTTGGCACGGTGTGGGGCATCATGCACTCCTTCCACTCCATCGGCAAACAGGGGGCAGCGTCCCTGGCCACGGTGGCCCCCGGCATTTCCGAGGCCCTCATCGCCACGGCCATCGGCCTGCTGGTGGCCATTCCCGCCGCCATTGCGTACAACTATTTCAATGGGTTGATCAGTCATCTGGAAGCCGAGCTGGTGAACTTTGCCGGGGTGTTCCTGAACCGGGTCCAGCGCGAACTGCCCAGCATGGCCCAGGCCTAG
- a CDS encoding ExbD/TolR family protein yields the protein MGMSSGNGGRNGMMAEINVTPFVDVMLVLLIIFMVTAPMMTQGLDVDLPQTRKVDVLPSEVEHLVLTITKDGSMMLDKYQTNLNTLQAQVKQNVVAAKKQLFLKADKDVPYGVVVQAMSEIRLAGVEKLGVVAEQAELPAASSQPAPPKATGTSGGKPKQ from the coding sequence ATGGGCATGAGCTCAGGCAACGGCGGCCGCAACGGCATGATGGCAGAAATCAACGTGACCCCCTTCGTGGACGTCATGCTGGTGCTGCTCATCATCTTCATGGTCACCGCGCCCATGATGACCCAGGGCCTGGACGTGGACCTGCCGCAGACCCGCAAGGTGGACGTGCTGCCTTCGGAGGTGGAACACCTTGTCCTGACCATCACCAAAGACGGCTCCATGATGCTCGACAAGTATCAGACCAACCTGAATACCCTGCAGGCCCAGGTGAAGCAGAACGTGGTGGCTGCCAAGAAACAGCTTTTCCTGAAGGCGGACAAGGACGTGCCCTACGGTGTGGTGGTGCAGGCCATGTCCGAGATTCGCCTGGCCGGTGTGGAAAAACTGGGCGTGGTGGCGGAACAGGCGGAACTGCCCGCCGCATCCTCGCAACCCGCTCCCCCCAAAGCCACCGGCACCTCCGGCGGCAAGCCGAAGCAGTAG
- a CDS encoding response regulator transcription factor, whose amino-acid sequence MQQHKARILVVEDDPAILRGLLDVLIFNGYQAVGADDGVQGEQLALVESFDCVLLDVMLPGKDGFSVCKALRKKKPGLAIIMLTAKGAENDVVEGFQSGADDYVTKPFSLRELMVRVEAVLRRSGRRMGDERLELGGLVFDGASLELSCEGTPAEPLTRREMEILLYLRRRYPAVVSRQELLRDVWGYPDVDIETRTVDIHMTKLRKKIALLAGERQFIATVRGEGYRLDPDLLRDTPDAEA is encoded by the coding sequence ATGCAACAGCACAAGGCGAGAATTCTCGTGGTGGAGGACGATCCCGCCATCCTGCGCGGGCTGCTGGACGTGTTGATCTTCAACGGCTACCAGGCCGTGGGCGCGGACGACGGCGTGCAGGGCGAGCAGCTGGCCCTGGTGGAATCCTTCGACTGCGTCCTCCTGGATGTCATGCTGCCCGGCAAGGACGGCTTTTCCGTGTGCAAGGCCCTGCGCAAAAAAAAGCCGGGGCTGGCCATCATCATGCTCACGGCCAAAGGTGCGGAAAACGATGTGGTGGAAGGATTTCAGTCCGGGGCGGATGATTACGTCACCAAGCCGTTTTCCCTGCGCGAACTCATGGTCCGCGTGGAGGCTGTGCTGCGTCGCAGCGGTCGCCGCATGGGCGACGAGCGTCTGGAGCTGGGCGGTCTGGTGTTCGACGGTGCGTCCCTGGAGCTCTCGTGCGAAGGCACCCCCGCGGAGCCCCTGACCCGGCGGGAGATGGAGATCCTGCTGTACCTGCGTCGGCGTTATCCGGCCGTGGTCAGCCGTCAGGAACTTCTGCGCGATGTGTGGGGGTACCCCGATGTGGACATCGAAACCCGCACCGTAGACATCCACATGACGAAATTACGCAAGAAGATTGCCCTGTTGGCTGGAGAACGGCAGTTCATCGCCACCGTGCGCGGCGAGGGCTATCGGCTTGATCCGGATCTCCTGCGCGACACCCCCGACGCGGAGGCCTGA
- a CDS encoding vWA domain-containing protein, protein MQRAPMQWLFLFCVLVAAACTVLGFSRQTSLPAMPAAASAATLSAGEGPLAMTATLTQSKLVRGSDGRTTLSLTLKAAAGEGPASPSGHPAVNQPMDVAVVLDRSGSMRGDKMAGAKEALRTLVAAMTERDRFALVSYADDVVVHQPLARCTPQTKAALLEHIESLEAGGNTNLGAGLEYGLQALQQASESANARLVLLVSDGLANRGVTDAVQLGRMAAKGLAQDVMLSTVGVGLDFNEFLMTRIADQGGGSYRFLEDPRTFAAGFFEEFATVRRAVALHLELRIHLPRGVQLLEASGYPVDMDGDVAVIRPGSLADGASRTLHLTLQARTDQPAAFEIGPVSVRYGPREAQRALHLTQPLVVACVEGRADADASIDKGSWERKVLTEDYNKLKEDVAAKVRGGDAAGARASIDHYVQTQQAANQAVGSERVQDNLEKDVEQLRQQVDETLAAPPAARPALQNRMAKSMQYESYSGRRDK, encoded by the coding sequence ATGCAGCGCGCACCCATGCAATGGCTCTTTCTGTTCTGTGTGCTCGTGGCAGCCGCCTGCACGGTGCTGGGATTCAGCCGGCAGACCAGCCTCCCCGCCATGCCCGCCGCGGCCAGCGCGGCCACCCTTTCCGCCGGGGAAGGCCCCCTGGCCATGACGGCCACCCTCACCCAGTCCAAACTGGTCCGGGGCTCCGACGGCCGCACCACCCTTTCCCTGACCCTCAAGGCTGCCGCCGGGGAGGGCCCTGCCTCGCCATCGGGGCACCCCGCCGTGAATCAGCCTATGGATGTCGCCGTGGTGCTGGACCGCTCCGGCTCCATGCGCGGCGACAAAATGGCCGGCGCCAAGGAGGCCCTGCGCACCCTGGTGGCCGCCATGACCGAGCGCGACCGCTTTGCCCTGGTTTCCTATGCCGACGATGTGGTGGTGCATCAGCCCCTCGCCCGGTGTACCCCCCAGACCAAGGCCGCGCTGCTGGAGCACATCGAATCCCTGGAAGCCGGCGGCAACACCAACCTGGGCGCAGGCCTGGAATACGGCCTGCAGGCCCTGCAGCAGGCGAGCGAGTCCGCCAACGCCCGCCTGGTATTGCTGGTCTCCGACGGGTTGGCCAACCGCGGCGTGACCGATGCCGTCCAGCTGGGCCGCATGGCCGCCAAAGGTCTGGCCCAGGACGTGATGCTCTCCACCGTGGGCGTGGGGCTGGATTTCAACGAATTCCTCATGACCCGCATTGCGGACCAGGGCGGCGGCAGCTATCGCTTTTTGGAAGATCCCCGGACCTTTGCCGCCGGGTTCTTCGAGGAGTTCGCCACCGTGCGCCGGGCCGTGGCCCTGCATCTGGAACTCCGCATCCACCTTCCCCGCGGCGTGCAACTGCTGGAAGCCTCGGGATATCCGGTGGATATGGACGGCGACGTGGCCGTCATCCGCCCCGGCAGTCTGGCCGATGGCGCCTCGCGCACGCTGCATCTGACACTGCAGGCTCGCACGGATCAGCCGGCAGCGTTCGAAATCGGCCCGGTCTCCGTACGCTATGGTCCCAGGGAGGCGCAACGCGCCCTGCACCTGACGCAGCCCCTGGTGGTGGCCTGCGTGGAAGGCCGCGCCGACGCCGACGCCTCCATCGACAAGGGCAGCTGGGAACGCAAGGTGCTCACCGAGGATTACAACAAACTCAAGGAAGACGTGGCCGCCAAGGTGCGGGGGGGCGACGCTGCCGGAGCCCGCGCCAGCATCGACCATTACGTGCAGACCCAGCAGGCGGCCAACCAGGCCGTGGGGTCCGAGCGCGTGCAGGACAACCTCGAAAAGGATGTGGAACAACTGCGCCAGCAGGTGGATGAGACCCTGGCGGCCCCGCCGGCAGCCCGGCCCGCACTGCAGAATCGCATGGCCAAATCCATGCAATACGAGAGTTACAGCGGCCGCCGCGACAAATGA
- a CDS encoding sensor histidine kinase → MSRVTMVLALVFLALAVPLGWFIQRSYESLTREEMAAMRFVAVALFDAMEEELAQMVAREEARPVDAWQSGDPDGDGLPSGQSFPIAPWILGYLQHNPDGSLDMPVQQAAFSAEKRTLLRSVNEEIGRRAARDDGPLLSASASSSAAPGQPVRPGEKFFIAQSPPPATPPPSPKNKDASSRNMSGGASQDGLQEKGLLDQVAGMISGRSRDYLGQDRGRTQIVTQDQARNLARLEQRQGRKAAPPPPATAQDEDAVAKVEELAESLDKNTDAAMATPYGDALQHVLPGSPSLEALLEAPPRTSIQVEVAPLQSMVLSEGRIFLYRRMVIGGRIYRQGLLIDGTRFLQHLMDRYFRAKQLPRIANLALAVMDHGRTVEIMADGLVTHGSPALHVSRQFPRPFTFLQAELLCPHIPVSEARATLNMLAWALAVVLVGGFAAVYRSARALNELSQRRAGFVSSVTHELKTPLTTIRMYAEMLEQGMAPSREREEEYLRTVGAEAERLSRLIGNVLEFAKLEKRTRRFEMQEGDLDDVFDEVRRVLGPTLTQSGFTLVEDVQLSHPIPYDREAMVQILLNLVENSIKFGHSAPEKRIAIRVTEEGGRVILCVEDTGPGVPSGALRKIFNDFYRVDDSLTRKTKGTGLGLALVKRLAEGMGGKVWAQNIDGGGLRVCIRLE, encoded by the coding sequence ATGTCGCGCGTCACCATGGTGCTGGCGCTGGTGTTTCTGGCGCTGGCCGTGCCCCTGGGCTGGTTCATCCAGCGCAGCTACGAGAGCCTGACGCGCGAGGAAATGGCGGCCATGCGGTTTGTGGCCGTGGCCCTCTTTGATGCCATGGAAGAGGAACTGGCCCAGATGGTGGCCCGCGAGGAAGCCCGCCCGGTGGATGCCTGGCAGTCTGGCGATCCTGACGGCGACGGTCTCCCCTCCGGCCAGTCCTTTCCCATTGCGCCCTGGATCCTGGGCTATCTGCAGCACAACCCGGACGGCAGCCTGGATATGCCCGTGCAGCAGGCGGCATTTTCTGCGGAAAAGCGCACCTTGTTGCGCAGCGTGAACGAGGAGATCGGCCGCCGCGCCGCCCGGGACGACGGGCCGCTCCTTTCCGCCTCGGCGTCCAGTTCTGCGGCACCCGGCCAACCAGTGCGCCCGGGCGAGAAGTTTTTCATCGCCCAGTCTCCGCCGCCCGCCACGCCGCCGCCGTCGCCCAAAAACAAGGACGCATCGTCCCGGAACATGTCCGGCGGGGCGTCCCAGGATGGCTTGCAGGAAAAAGGCCTGCTGGATCAGGTGGCCGGCATGATCTCCGGCCGCTCCCGCGACTACCTGGGCCAGGACCGCGGCCGCACCCAGATTGTCACCCAGGATCAGGCCCGGAACCTGGCCCGGCTGGAGCAGCGCCAGGGCAGAAAGGCTGCGCCGCCCCCGCCGGCCACGGCGCAGGACGAAGATGCCGTGGCCAAGGTGGAGGAGCTGGCCGAGTCGTTGGACAAGAACACCGATGCCGCCATGGCCACCCCATACGGCGACGCCTTGCAGCACGTGTTGCCAGGATCGCCCTCGCTGGAAGCCCTGCTGGAGGCGCCGCCACGGACGTCCATTCAGGTGGAGGTGGCGCCGTTGCAGTCCATGGTCCTGTCCGAGGGACGAATTTTTCTGTACCGCCGCATGGTCATCGGCGGGCGCATCTATCGACAGGGGCTGCTCATCGACGGCACCAGATTCCTGCAGCACCTCATGGACCGCTATTTCCGCGCCAAGCAATTGCCACGGATCGCCAATCTGGCCCTGGCGGTGATGGATCACGGCCGCACCGTGGAGATCATGGCCGACGGTCTGGTGACGCATGGCAGCCCGGCGTTGCACGTCTCCCGGCAGTTCCCCCGGCCGTTCACCTTTTTGCAGGCGGAATTGCTCTGCCCGCACATTCCCGTGTCCGAGGCGCGAGCCACCCTGAACATGCTGGCCTGGGCCCTGGCCGTGGTGCTGGTGGGGGGCTTTGCGGCGGTGTACCGGTCGGCCCGGGCCTTGAACGAATTGTCCCAACGCCGGGCGGGGTTCGTCTCCTCCGTGACCCACGAGCTTAAAACGCCCCTGACCACCATTCGCATGTATGCGGAAATGCTGGAGCAAGGCATGGCCCCCTCCCGGGAGCGGGAGGAGGAATACCTGCGCACCGTGGGCGCAGAGGCGGAGCGGCTCTCCCGGCTCATCGGCAACGTGCTGGAATTCGCCAAGCTGGAAAAGCGCACCCGCCGCTTTGAAATGCAGGAAGGCGACCTGGACGACGTGTTTGATGAAGTCCGTCGCGTGCTTGGCCCCACCCTGACCCAGTCCGGCTTCACCCTGGTGGAGGATGTCCAGCTCTCGCACCCCATCCCCTATGACCGCGAGGCCATGGTCCAGATTCTGCTCAACCTTGTGGAAAACAGCATCAAATTCGGTCACAGCGCGCCGGAAAAACGCATCGCCATCCGGGTGACGGAGGAGGGCGGCCGGGTGATCCTCTGCGTGGAAGATACCGGCCCCGGCGTGCCATCGGGGGCGCTTCGGAAAATCTTCAATGATTTTTACAGGGTTGATGATTCGCTGACCCGCAAGACCAAGGGCACCGGCCTGGGGTTGGCCCTGGTGAAGCGTCTGGCCGAGGGCATGGGCGGCAAGGTCTGGGCGCAGAATATCGACGGCGGCGGCCTGCGGGTGTGCATCCGGCTGGAATAG
- a CDS encoding SIR2 family NAD-dependent protein deacylase has product MESWRQHIPAAAQMLRDSRCCVALTGAGISVASGIPDFRSPGGLWSRHDPMRVATLAALRRDPRQVWEFLLDANRDFDAARPNAGHTALASLEAAGRLQAIITQNIDGLHTAAGSRRVVEFHGNARRYYCMTCKTPHPAQEAASLTRSTIPWTCRCGGVVRPDIVFFGEHIPPQALAAAMALTRQADLLLIVGTSGEVAPASQLPWEVKDHGGRVIELNAGDSLFGALPDLVLRARAEEVLPALAALVLNATQHDLQHATVAPERPQ; this is encoded by the coding sequence ATGGAATCTTGGCGGCAGCATATTCCTGCGGCAGCGCAGATGCTTCGTGACTCGCGGTGTTGCGTGGCCCTGACCGGGGCTGGCATTTCCGTGGCCAGCGGCATCCCCGACTTTCGCAGTCCTGGCGGGCTCTGGAGCCGGCACGATCCCATGCGCGTGGCCACCCTGGCCGCCTTGCGCCGCGATCCGCGCCAGGTCTGGGAATTTCTGCTGGACGCCAACCGGGACTTTGACGCCGCCCGGCCCAATGCCGGCCACACCGCCCTGGCCAGCCTGGAGGCAGCCGGCCGGCTGCAGGCCATAATCACCCAGAACATCGACGGCCTGCACACCGCAGCCGGGTCCCGCAGGGTGGTGGAATTCCATGGCAATGCCCGGCGATACTATTGCATGACCTGCAAGACGCCCCACCCGGCCCAGGAAGCCGCCAGTCTGACCCGGTCCACCATCCCCTGGACCTGCCGCTGCGGCGGCGTGGTGCGGCCGGACATCGTCTTTTTCGGGGAGCACATCCCGCCCCAGGCCCTGGCCGCCGCCATGGCCCTGACCCGGCAGGCGGATCTGCTCCTCATCGTGGGCACGTCGGGCGAAGTGGCCCCGGCCAGCCAGCTGCCCTGGGAAGTGAAAGATCACGGCGGCCGCGTGATTGAACTCAATGCCGGCGACAGCCTGTTCGGCGCCCTGCCGGACTTGGTGTTGCGCGCCAGGGCCGAGGAGGTCCTGCCCGCCCTCGCCGCGCTCGTCCTTAATGCGACGCAGCACGATTTGCAGCATGCCACTGTGGCACCGGAGAGACCGCAATGA
- the tolA gene encoding cell envelope integrity protein TolA, translating into MPASRWTSLAISLAIHLLVVLLVLFGPSMSTPPPFDPKNVVMLDMVGDPTKPAGPKIDGRTMAGDPSKPSAAPAKVKEGSPPPPPKGDPDAGTPVKGPEPKPEPPKPEPPKPEPAKPEPAKPEPAKPEPAKPEPAKPEPPKPVEQPKPKPPTPDKATPIAEKTEPKKPEPKPEDKKPEPKKPEPKPASAQKPPAKPDPKAADAAKKPDPKAATTAAKPDAKAADTAKKPDTKATDAAKQTASTAKPDAKAGAKPDAKADAKAGQGPQGTKPGVKGQAQGDPNAKALSEALRDVAAQAKSAEGDIVGDALAELQGTRSGTGFARDGTGGAGGDGRGGGGGTSPELAYAQYVSRVVKEYWILPPTVDSRMNVQTEVVVSIDASGKIYNFQVKTPSGRGDFDSSALQALTKTQLEAHLTAPPTRRNMTFSITFNAREQTS; encoded by the coding sequence ATGCCTGCATCGCGTTGGACAAGTCTGGCCATCTCCCTGGCCATCCACCTGCTGGTGGTGTTGCTCGTGCTCTTTGGTCCGTCCATGAGCACGCCGCCGCCGTTCGACCCCAAAAACGTGGTCATGCTGGACATGGTGGGCGACCCGACCAAGCCGGCCGGCCCGAAGATAGACGGCAGAACCATGGCCGGCGATCCTTCCAAGCCCTCGGCCGCTCCGGCCAAAGTCAAGGAAGGCTCCCCGCCTCCGCCACCCAAGGGAGACCCGGACGCCGGCACGCCCGTCAAAGGCCCGGAACCCAAACCCGAGCCGCCAAAACCGGAACCGCCCAAGCCCGAGCCGGCCAAGCCCGAACCGGCCAAGCCGGAGCCCGCAAAACCGGAACCGGCCAAGCCCGAGCCCGCAAAACCGGAACCGCCCAAGCCCGTGGAGCAGCCTAAGCCCAAGCCGCCAACTCCGGACAAGGCCACGCCCATTGCGGAAAAAACTGAGCCCAAGAAGCCCGAACCGAAACCGGAAGACAAAAAGCCCGAGCCCAAAAAGCCCGAGCCCAAGCCGGCCTCGGCCCAGAAGCCCCCGGCCAAACCGGACCCCAAGGCAGCAGACGCAGCCAAGAAACCGGATCCCAAGGCGGCGACCACGGCCGCAAAGCCGGACGCCAAGGCGGCGGACACGGCCAAGAAGCCGGACACCAAGGCGACAGATGCCGCCAAGCAGACGGCGAGCACGGCCAAGCCCGATGCCAAAGCTGGCGCCAAGCCCGATGCCAAGGCCGATGCCAAGGCGGGCCAGGGACCACAGGGCACCAAGCCGGGCGTCAAGGGTCAGGCCCAGGGCGATCCCAATGCCAAGGCCCTGTCCGAGGCATTGCGCGACGTGGCGGCCCAGGCCAAGAGCGCCGAAGGCGACATCGTGGGCGATGCCCTGGCCGAGCTGCAAGGGACGCGATCCGGCACGGGCTTTGCCCGGGACGGCACCGGCGGCGCAGGCGGCGATGGCCGCGGCGGCGGCGGCGGCACGTCCCCCGAGCTTGCCTATGCGCAGTATGTCTCCAGGGTGGTCAAGGAATACTGGATCCTGCCGCCCACGGTGGACTCGCGCATGAACGTGCAGACCGAGGTGGTCGTCTCCATCGACGCCTCCGGAAAGATCTATAATTTCCAGGTCAAGACCCCCTCCGGCCGCGGGGATTTCGATTCCTCGGCCCTGCAGGCCCTGACCAAAACCCAGCTGGAAGCGCACCTGACGGCCCCGCCCACCCGGCGGAATATGACCTTCAGCATCACGTTCAACGCCCGGGAGCAGACCTCATGA